From Veillonella dispar, one genomic window encodes:
- a CDS encoding DegT/DnrJ/EryC1/StrS family aminotransferase — translation MKINFSPPDITELEINEVVEALKSGWITTGPRTKELEKKIAAQLGTPKAVCLNSATAALEMSLRVLGIGPGDEVITSAYSYTASASPVVHVGATLVIVDTQKDSFEMDYDAVARAITPKTKAIIPVDIAGVPCDYDRLRSIVNEKKSLFTPANDIQKALGHIPIVADCAHSFGASYKGIPTGNVADFSSFSFHAVKNFTTAEGGCATWRHIDGIDDEVIYKQFQLLSLHGQDKDALAKTKAGAWEYDIKGTYYKCNMTDIMAAIGLAQFERYPKLLERRKEIIAAYDAGFKDLPVTLLHHYTDDHQSSGHLYLVRLDGQDAEYRNKVIEAMAEAGIATNVHYKPIPMHTAYKNLGFTIDDYPNAYNQFKNEITLPLHTLLTNEEVQYIIETFKRIITEC, via the coding sequence ATGAAAATTAATTTTTCCCCTCCTGATATTACAGAGTTAGAAATCAATGAAGTTGTTGAAGCCTTAAAGAGTGGTTGGATTACAACTGGACCGCGTACTAAAGAATTGGAAAAAAAGATTGCGGCACAATTAGGTACACCTAAAGCTGTTTGTTTAAACTCTGCTACCGCGGCGCTTGAGATGTCTCTTCGTGTATTAGGTATTGGACCTGGCGATGAAGTTATTACCAGTGCCTATTCCTATACTGCTAGTGCAAGTCCTGTTGTTCATGTAGGGGCTACACTAGTTATTGTAGATACCCAAAAAGATTCATTTGAAATGGATTATGATGCAGTGGCTCGTGCTATTACACCAAAAACAAAGGCAATCATTCCTGTAGATATTGCAGGGGTACCTTGTGATTATGACCGTTTACGCTCTATTGTAAACGAAAAGAAATCGCTATTTACACCTGCCAATGATATTCAAAAAGCATTGGGACATATTCCTATCGTAGCGGACTGTGCCCATTCCTTTGGTGCTTCATACAAAGGTATACCCACTGGTAATGTAGCTGATTTTAGTAGTTTTTCCTTCCACGCAGTAAAGAACTTTACGACTGCCGAAGGGGGCTGTGCTACATGGCGACATATAGATGGTATTGATGATGAAGTCATTTATAAGCAATTCCAATTATTATCTTTGCATGGACAAGATAAGGACGCCCTTGCTAAGACAAAGGCTGGTGCATGGGAATACGATATTAAGGGTACATATTATAAATGTAATATGACCGATATTATGGCGGCTATTGGTTTGGCTCAATTTGAAAGATACCCAAAACTGTTAGAACGACGTAAAGAAATCATCGCAGCTTATGATGCAGGTTTTAAAGATTTACCTGTTACATTGCTACATCATTATACTGATGACCATCAAAGTAGTGGCCACTTATATTTAGTACGATTAGATGGTCAAGATGCTGAATACCGTAATAAGGTAATTGAGGCTATGGCTGAAGCTGGTATTGCAACCAATGTTCACTATAAGCCAATTCCTATGCATACGGCTTATAAGAACTTAGGATTTACCATTGATGATTATCCAAATGCTTATAATCAATTTAAAAATGAAATCACATTGCCTCTTCATACATTGCTGACGAATGAAGAAGTGCAATATATCATTGAAACATTTAAAAGGATTATTACCGAATGTTAG